atttgtattgttttcatCGGCCTATTTGTTTGGCTGGTAgataaatttaaaattcaattgtgTTGGTAAATGGTAGATGGGGTGATTTTTTTAACTGATTGCTATAAAGAAAGCATTAATGCTTGTTGTAAGCAAACAATCAGAGGACCGgtggcttaaggtcctctccgagggacctggtaatgaggattaatgccttgccaaagggcactagcgcaccaagtgggaatcgatcCCGGGTCACCAGATTCCAAATCCCCCGCTCTACAGACTGAGCTATTGCGCCTCAAGGTGTctgataaaaatatgatttgcatTCAAAGACTGAAGTGAATTGGACATTGGCAGTAAAATAGAATATTGTTGAGAGCAATAGAGCAATGTCAATATCTTAAGAACATGTTtgtttagaatatttttttaatttgatgtatattctttcatttgtcatgttttttttatttagtggttttttttttttacaaaggacatGCGAAttccctgtagaaaaaaatatgatgttgatggatttccatatatttgAAGTTGGtcagatcaattgtaactctctATGAGTCAGGGCCTTGCTTTTGTTCtgagaaatttgacttggaagAGGTATTATATAATGATACCACATCTTTGATATATATCTGGGCCGGTCTTACAaatagttacaattgatccaatcaacctcaactatatggataTCAATCTAtgccttcaattttttttatttaaaaaatttcgACAAATTCCTTTTtcaacaaagagaagcacactgaattttcatgaaaacgatggatttataaataatatacttcatattttatcaggaaaatattttgaagaagcATGTAAGACCGGGAGCTggtctaaaaaaaattgcttcacCTTGGGTGAATGTTCGACTTATAGACGTTCGACctaattgatattttttcctaATCGACAGTTGTTTGACAAAGTCCGGGAAGCGCAGCCAAACTTCCAGTCAAAGCTTATCCCAATTGAGAGCGACCTGATGGACTCCGACCTAGGGTTAAAAGAAGAAGACATTAGGACACTTCAGGAGGAGACAGAGCTTGTGTTTCACATGGCAGCCACCGTTAGATTTGATGAAAAGCTATCGTAAGTATGCCTaaatgcaggggcggatccaggattttccaaaaaggaggggaggagggggCACGTTTCCccaagaaaaatttgacaagcaaaaaagaaaaaaaaacagttttcaccaaaaattaaaggtcatttcgtccacaaaaaatttgacaagctaaaaaaaaaccAGGAAAGAAAAAGGTAATCACAGGCCGGATGTGCCCCACCCCCTTGATCCACCACTGCCTAAATGTATAATGTACCTTCACCTCTTCTACTGCATTTCAGTTCATACACTTTTGCAAGcaaaacattatttgttttattttcagggtATACTTTCTGCAACATTGAATATAAAGCTTTAACACTGCAGGGAATGGGGGTTTTccagggcccgtcttacaaagagttacgattgatccaatcaatcgtaactatggaaagccagcaatgtctaCATATctcaaatacatgtttgttcaaaatattttctagatatgacaaATAATCATGCatccattgttttcttgaaaattcagtgtgcttctctttctGTACAAAGGGCATTGTTCAAATTTCgtggagaaaaaattatgacattggtggatttccatatattttaggttgatcggatcaattgtaactctttgtaagactgggcccaGGGGTGGTAtgctgagatccattttatcccaggggtccgtttcataaagctgttcgtaagttaagagcgactttaagaacgactggtgatcctttcttacgcgctaaaccatcgccaatgaacattttggtataTACTCTTgaccacaagaaatgatcaccagtcgtttttaaagtcgctcttaacttacgaacagctttatgaaacacccaccagataaaataaaatattttatctctgttaaaatcagtgagatacagtacccttaaaatctctccgaattggtattctgagaacaattttatcttcatgttAAGACagacctattttttaatcaatatccaattagaaatgcGCTTTCAaatacgcttgcgcgtctttacagagatttctttttaacaaaaataacaatactctcatcttttttcgaagtctatatcgcatcttttcaagcatcatgtcaaagacaatattagtcaagaacaGTCTTATGAAATACTTCCTGGTTGTACAGGAATAAGTTGTTGTTCTCAAtagatatacaatttttttcattttcatgtcaacatttggagttaattcacctagaaatattgagGAAATCAAtgtcgcggagataaaatagcccctaccctcttttaagttcatttcattttttcttcaaagtaattTGACTTAGAGTCACATTTAATACCGACgcatacatgatatgcaactcccaatcttattgatcaatacgtaGTAAAGTGCGTCCTCttcgcatgatctgaccaatgcagccTTTTATATTGCATGCAACTAGACATATAAGTACGACTTTAAGTCATActcaaatctttgtgaaacaccacccaggggaaatcaaattttgtttacatctctctctctctctctctgttctcaTCCCTCCGCTTGGTTTGGATATTGTCGGGTCCAACCCGCATGTGAAATATCATGAAGACTGAATGTTAGTAACTTGTCAGGCCAGGAGAGTACTGGAGCGGCTATTATGAATTTTTGTGATAGATATCAACGTCATTTTTAATAGCTTAATTGAAATCCATGGGGAGCTTTGAGTCATGACCAATAAGAACAGCTTGAGTGAAATTGCAATTGTAGTTAACAGCTGctttgttacaaaaaaaaatgatcatgatgaagaAAATAGAGACTTCATACGTCGAGATGCATGCAGAGTTATTTAAACCCAAATTATTTCTGCGTTTGTTTCCAGACTTGCCCTCCACATGAATGTACAAGGAACAAGAAAAATTCTGGAACTGAGCAGAGGCATGAAAAAATTACTGGTAAGTcaaaaaaagtatgaaattgAATTTCTTTAGATATTTGTAAAAGAAGATCTTTTGAATGCAAAGTCATAACTGCTGCTAATAATTgcaaagtttgagaaaaaaaatgtgaggggGTTAGGGAGGGGTGATCTCTTAAAATGTCTTTGCTGCGATATTTATTGTTTAAGCCTGGAGATAAGACTTTTCTTATAATGtgggaaaatattcaaattaaaaccCAAATAACTAAATAATAACAAGAGAAAGTGCAAAgaaagaatataaaagaaaaaagatttagatttttaaaaaggagaaaaaaagagggattttttattatgattttggGGAAGAGCTGCTGTGGTAAAAATAGTCACCAAACTCTGATTGGTGCCAAGAGAAGATATAGAAGAATGAGAAGCTTGAAATGCCATCTTCCGATATGCCTACTTAAAAATCTTACCTTATACATGCCTTGCTCCATAATTACGAGTATGTCAGACTTTGAAAGCGATTTCTCCcaacaaataaatttcattcaattcaatatatCCCCTTTTTACAGGTGTTTCAACATGTATCAACAGCATATGCTTACTGCGACAGAACAAAGATAGAGGAGGTTTTTTACCCTCCTCCTGTCGACCCATACAAGATCTTGGATGCTGTAGGGTAAGTCAACCTTTATGCCGTAGGGTAAGTCAACCCTTATGCCATAGGGTAAGTCAACCCTTATGCCATAGGGTAAGTCAACCTTTATGCCGTAGGGTAAGTCAACCCTTATGCCATAGGGTAAGTCAACCGTTATGTCGTAGGGTAAGTCAACCCTTATGCCGTAGGGTAAGTCAACTCTTATGAAGTAGGGTAAGTCAACCCTTATGCCGTAGGGTAAGTCAACCCTTATGTCGTAGGGTAAGTCAACCCTTATGCCATAGGGTAAGTCAACCCTTATGCCGTAGGGTAAGTCAACCCTTATGCCATAGGGTAAGTCAACCGTTATGTCGTAGGGTAAGTCAACCCTTATGCCGTAGGGTAAGTCAACCCTTATGCTGTAGGGTAAGTCAGCCCTTATGCCGTAGTGTAAGTCAACCCTTATGCCATAGGGTAAGTCAACCTTTATGCCGTAGGGTAAGTCAACCCTTATGCCATAGGGTAAGTCAACCGTTATGTCGTAGGGTAAGTCAACCCTTATGCCATAGGGTAAGTCAACCCTTATGCCGTAGGGTAAGTCAACCCTTATGCCATAGGGTAAGTCAACCGTTATGTCGTAGGGTAAGTCAACCCTTATGCCGTAGGGTAAGTCAACCCTTATGCCGTAGGGTAAGTCAACCCTTATGCCGTAGGGTAAGTCAACCCTTATGCCGTAGGGTAAGTCAACTCTTATGAAGTAGGGTAAGTCAACCCTTATGCCGTAGGGTAAGTCAACCTTTATGTCGTAGGGTAAGTCAACCCTTATGCCGTAGGGTAAGTCAACTCTTATGAAATAGGGTAAGTCAACCCTTATGCCATAGGGTAAGTCAACCGTTATGTCGTAGGGTAAGTCAACCCTTATGCCGTAGGGTAAGTCAACTCTTATGAAGTAGGGTAAGTCAACCCTTTTGGATACTTCATTCATTGCAGGGTACATTTGATTTGCATCctgcttcattttcatttaaatgcCAATCATTAATACTGACCCTGGACACACAAATAAGTTGgcatttctcattaaaaaaagacGATTTCTAAGGAAGCATAATTGCatttataagtttttttttttttttttttagattgatcTGTTGGCCTGACGTTGCGATCataaatgatgaaaagtggTCCATGACTGTCACATAATAAACCAAAATTTGATAACATGACAATAGTAATTCGATGGAATGAGCAGTCAACCCAAACCAAATATATAGCCAGGGGCCGAAGCCACTTGCTCCTGGGACTGAAACAGGGTTCCCCCCTTCACAGCCCGTATGGATGCAAGCTAGGGTTGTCATTCCCAGAGGGAGCCCAGTCAGCTAGGAGCCAAGCTAGACAAGCTAGTAACCTTTGAATTTACACCTCCCCTCTTGTTAtaacaaattgtattttgatgaTGTCAGTTTACTCGTTTTCGGTTTGATCATGATTGCATCATAACAACCAAGATAACATGAGAGTTATCCTTGTGTTTTTAGATGGATGTCAGAAGATATAATCCAGGAATTAACCCCCATGCTACTGGGCAAGAGACCAAACACATACACCTTCACGAAGGCTCTGGCAGAGTATGTCGTTAAAGAGGAGGGTAAGGGGTTGCCAATTTGCATCACAAGACCGTCCATCGTCGGAGCATCATGGAAAGAACCTTTCCCCGTAAGTGAAGTTTCAAGAGTTAAAGCCTGTCTCAAGTTTTGGTAAAGGTTCAGTAATGTGAACGATATGAGAGTATCATTGAATCTTACAAAAGCATAATAGTCATTGAAtggcttttttattctttagaatttgaacatattttttcaagCCATTgggatttgaatttaaatctatttttattcaaaatagccATTTGAGCACTTACTTTACATATTTAGTAATTGGATATTAGAAGGCTACCTACAAAGattatatcattaatttttcaGCCCATACCATGCCTGAAAAGGTCTTTtagaaacaacaaaataaactaCCAAAACTAAAGATGGGCTGTAAGACTGAAAGAAATTTTAAATGTGTATGACACCGAGAGCCTGCTTCATAAACTATGGGTAACTTAGTTGTCAAGAATCTGTGTAACacctggctttccatagttaaaccacaactttagacctgAGCTtgaattaaacctgacttcagaatatgggccgtTAGgcgtagaccaagtggcaatggGTGATTCTAAGTTCAGTGTTTACCTCTTGGTGTTgatgttaggtcaatttttacatgagtataacaccaaacataaaatgatggtggtcctgaaaagtcactcactatggcccgtattctgaagtcaggtttaatttaaactctggttttaagttgtggtttaactatggaaagccagttgttacataaatctctaaccGTAGAGGTTCAatatatcagctcatttgactcccaaaacattaacttcctgggaaggataagtatgacaattgtcttcaccattaaatagTTAGTGAAGAGCACAGTTAACATGaaaagcattcactgtaaacaaaattttgaaacgattggcttcccataattttagcacagagttagaccatggtctaagttaaacccgacttcagaatacgggcctatgtgttGAGCTGTCAATATTTGTGTGAActcagaataggttttggaACTAGGAAACACAATCCAAAATGTGCCTCCAACATCAACACTGAACTCTAAATCACCCAATGTAcggacctgccaaccagtacgtttttggcgtatttagtacgtttttgcaaccaaaatacggcattacgttttttctttaaaaaatactctttttttttacaaaatcgtaatttgttgagaaaaatcatctctacatgtctctatttcataaaacttgcacaaatatggttattagatcaatctaatttcaggtaacttgtttttttcaatctttttgttaaaaccagggtaagatatacacatgtttaaatgttttttatttcatctgcaagagcagtgctcattttagcttgcatgcagttTGAGCGGTGCGAGCGAGTacgccacgcattttattacgaaatacactttttcattccaagaggttggcaggtctgaatgTAATCTTTGAGAAATCATTCTCATTCTCATGACCTTTGTTTCAATCTATTTGTTTTGACTCTGATTGTTTCATAAGATTTGCTTTATCATTACTTCGTAATCTTTCAGGGATGGATCGATAACTTCAACGGTCCAAGTGGACTCTTTATTGCTGTGAGTAAACAAAATGATTCTTGAAAGAATTTTTCTGCCCTGGTACCTCTTAAGGAATTAatgcaaatttaaaaaatatgtaatatatGATTAGTTAATGGATTAAGCAATTTATGAGGTTAATTTACCATAAAAGTATGTCAGCTTTGggttttgtgaaaatagaatTCACCAAGATGACTTTTTGCTGCCTCTCATATTGGctatttctgatttttttaattttgagcatTAATGTCATTCAAGCTCACTGTATGCTTTGTGGAGATGTGGATACCCTGATATTCATGGGGTTTTTAATAAGTGAGAATCTCATGAGAAAGTTCATAAAACAGAGGTTAATTATTACTGTATCATCCAATATCTATGTTGCAGTAAAACATTCACTGTAGTGAATAAACtgtgcaaaataatgaaatataatctgAAAAACAAttacactgaagatcaccaacacagataagcacaggTGGGACACTATGTaatattattgcttggaaaaagacccaatattttctcaacttctcagcaattacacaattccTTTGAGAATCCTTCggtacatatttttcatttatacctACAGACACTTGGTGATCAGTTTATTATAGTCTGTACAAACCTATTTTGGAATCGTTACttcaactggcatttatctttagcTTGAGTGGCCATTTTATTAGATTCTGTACAAACCCATTTTGGAATCTCAATTgtaactggcatttatctttaaccatTTTATCTATCCCTTGTAGGTGGGCAAAGGCTTGTTGAGAATGATGATCGGCAATGCGGAAGCCATTGTGGATTTTTCTCCTGTTGACTTCGTAGTGAATGCCATGATAGGTGCAACGTGGCATACAGGTGTCTATAAGTAAGTGCATGGAATttgaatttgcccccccctcGATATGATCGTCAATGTgtttaaccctttgaacccgaTAGGCCGGAATACCGACCTCACAGAGAACTTGCAAATACCCGATAGGCCGGAATACTGGCCTGAAGCCACGTGACTTGAAAAACATGGGTTCTAAATGTCAGTGCCGACCGCACAGAAACAttgttagcctaacagagcgcttacagtaagcccagtcacatctcTCGGATTGTTAAATCAAAACATTTCTGTAAATGTGTAagtaatgcattgttgtaacattaggcatagctgccacattaccggttgtaacaggggcTCTGTTAGCGCTAAGAACATTTCTGTACGGTCAGTAAAGGTCATCTTTTAATAATGACGTCATCCTTCTAGTGTGTGTATAGGGATATTCAGTCGTTAATTTCAGTCAAGATTGGTCTTCATTTCGGAAGgtttttgcataaaaaatggCCAAAATATACTACTCTACTTCGGAGGCTTGTGTGGAAACGTGCAGTAATAGATGGCGTAATACGCAGTGAGTCACCTGCTGATTGTGAGGAAGCTATTGATAAATCTGACTTTAGTCAAAGCAGTGATTTGAGGGTAAAACAGACAAAGTTGTGTTGGTAGACTAGGTTTACAAGAACCTAAACAACTTCAGCTGGCTCGGCACCTACGGGGAGAAGATGCCGCTGGGGCTCGAATTACGGGAGTTTCCAAATGTGGTCGATATGTACAAATAATACAGGGATCAAATGGTTAAGAGTGAAATTGGTACAGACATCCCCTCTTATGTTATCAGTCAATAACCCAGCCGACATGTTGCCCCGGGATAAAATTAGCTACCCGTGGGCATTCGTCGTCAACTTGGATAACAGCTGTTAAAAGGGATATCCATTTTCTTCGACCGTACCAGGACAAGCGAGgcaataataataggcatttatatagcgccatctatctagaaatattctattccgaggctcattgtttattgttattaccccggctttagcttgagctgccttttagccctcagtgcattcaaggaattaatcctgctgggtacccattcacctcacccgggttgagtgcagcacaatgtggataaatttcttgctgaaggaaattacaccatggctgggattcaaacccattcccactgggccacaatgctcaaTGGAAAGCGCCCTTTACCTCCCAACACCGTTCAGTTTCTACGCCGCCACACAACACGGGTTACCAAAAGAATTATTaacttgaagacaaaaataataaatagaacttAACATTTTAATGAACAGAACATTTTTCAAAGTAATTAAACGTGTCTTCCTTTAGCCTGAAAGTTATAAACCCTAAATATATCTGTAAATTATGAATTACACCAATGTATTCATGAATGCACTAATATAGTCATAAATACACAAATCTGCCCTGATTCATTTATTCAGAGCTTGGGTTCTATAGCAGAATGAATTTTATAGACTGGTAACCCAATTCATATGTTTATATTATACACAGGCCTGCCACCATCTCAGTCTATAACTTGGTCACCAGTCCTGTTAATCCAAAGAATGTTCTATAGTACAATAAATAAAGACTGGTTACCCAATTCATATGTTTATATTATACACAGACCTGCCACCATCTCGGTCTATTACTTGGTCACCAGTCCTGTTAATTCGAACAATGTTCTATAGTACAATAAATAAAGACTGGTAACCCAATcatatgtttttattatacacagaccTGCCACCATCTCAGTCTATTACTTGGTCACCAGTCCTgttaattcaaacaatgttCTATAGTACAATGAATAAAGACTGGTAACCCGATTCCTGTGTTTATATTATACACAGACCTGCCACCATACCAATCTACAACTTGGTCACCAGTCCTACCAATCCTCAATTAATAGGAGACCAGCCTAGTAAGtagaaagaaaattacaaattttttgatttttttttttccagaatacAGAGATTTGATGGTATACAATATACCAGGCATTAAGTAAGTTTAGCAGTATAAAGATGTATTTCTAAACAAGAACTGCTGTGAATAATATGATTTGTGATCCACGTCCATGTTGAGGGTGTCGGGCaacattttgcatttgaaagaATATCAAAACTAGACATAAATACTCAGTGCAAAGTGGCTGAGAGATCACAATGACTTACAGCCTGACTTTTTTTATTTGCCCCACAGAACTCGTTTCAGAACTGTACAACAGAACACCCTTGGAAAATGTCTTCAGACGGCCAAAATGTAgtttcaccaaattttggtaaGTAGGCCAGTGATGTGTACATCACATTGCAACCAAACATCCATCTAAACAAACTTGTGTTGCACTATCAATTTCCtatctttactttttttatcccccccccccaaaaaaaaaaaaaggcggCACAGGCCTTTACAAGAAAAACATTCTTCACTGTGATGGAAGCAATAACTTGCctaggaaaaaaaaaccaaattttcttctcattttctttgtttttcatacatttttattcaaaagatctgggggtgtttcacaaagatttaggtGTGACTTAGACTTAGAGTCATATTTATATTCCCAGTTGCGTCCAGTTGAGAAAGCATCACCAAATCATGCTCGTACATTACTATTAGACTCAGTATAAAAGGCATTTCCGTAACATTTGCTccagtgacaattgctccgctataAATTCCACATACTAATTGAATGATTAAACTTCAAcctttttatttattggtatatatgCACATAAAAATTGACCAGCAGCACTAGCTGAAAGggtcaatttacaaaaattcatgaagtagaatatacaaatataacaaagcaaatgaataaaaacgtaATTAAAGTATTCTACGTCAAAACTTATCTCCAATTAAAAGATGTATCTCATAAATAAAagtttgagaaagagagaaataagcaaaagggaggagggagagagaagaagagagagagaaatgagagtaatggaaagagagagagggagagagggagtaTGTCCTccaaatagaaagagaaaattgagtgaggtagagagaaaaacaaaaagtggTGAAGAAGTGGAGAGTGACATGGAGAACATAGAAGCCAAAATACTGTCAATTATGATTGACactacataaaaatatgaatatcctatgagatacaaaatgatttatatatataaatagattcAACATAAGAATAAGtagtataatacattttagcaAGACAATAACtgtaatcatttcaaattttccatgtaCGTAGGCCTAACCTACAAAAAACCGATAGAAAGCTAAAGaaaggattaaagaaagaaagagggacagacaagaaaataaaaagagaaaagtgtaAGGGATAGGACTCAAATAGGTAAGGAAAATAGTACtataggaaagggaaagaaagaggaaagagggagaaaaaaataaggtaaGAGAGCAAGTTTACATTGTAACAACActaacaaaaaaggagacagaaGGATTGTGGGCTGAAATGGTGACAAGGAATGGCTATATAATCAAAATACAGGAATTGCGGAAAACTACTTCAAAATCTTTGCAAGGTGAGGAATGGTGGATTTACGGTATCTTTCAGTATTGCATTTGATTGTGGGAAAACCAGTCATGTTGCGTAATTGTCTAGTACAAGAAATGGACCTTGGTGTTGGAAGTAGGTGTTTATGATGATCAGAGTTCATCAATTTCTGTCCAAAGTTTAATAAAAGTGAATCCCTTCTGGAAGATAGTGAAGTCAGTTTGCTAATTACCAGAGCATCAGAGTAATGAATGTCATATCCTACAATTATTTTAAGTGCCCGCTTTTGAACAAATTCCAGTTTATCAGATTCTTTGATTGTGATAGAAGTGTGCCAGACAGGGGAAGCATATTCAAGAATTGGCCTAATATATGTAGTGTATACAGTCACCATATCAGCCAAACTTGCCTTCGATCTCCTTAGAATACAGAGGGTGTACAACCTACGTGATGCTTTGGAAACGATTTCTTCAATGTGTAGGTTCCATTTGAGATCGTTTTGAAGTGTAACTCCTAGAAGTTTGATACTTTCGACAACATTGAGTGGGGTTAAGTTAAGGTGGAAATCAATACGGGGTACAAAGTTTCTGAGGAAGGATATTGGCATAAGGTTACATTTAGATGGTTTGGGGAGAACATCATTATCAGTACACCATTTTGAGAGACAATCAAGTGACGATTGTAAAGAGGGATTTCCGTTACGTTTAACTATTTCTCCCAATGTTAAATCGTCAACGTACTTCCATCTGGAATCCCACTCGCATACAGCATCATTTACAAGTATAAGAAATAAAACGGGACCTAACTTGGTACCCTGCGGTACCCCACAGGATACTTCTACCAGAGGGGAGTAACACTTATTAACCTTGGTACACTGGGTTCGATTAGTCAGAAAACTGCAAATAGTTGGAATGATCGACCTACGAACATTTAAAAGAATACGATTTCGTATTACAATGGAATGATTTACTCTGTCGAAGGCCTTGGTAAAATCAATAGTTGTTAAATAGGCGTAATGGCCAGGTTTGTCAAGGCCTTTAAAGGAGAgctatattgattatgaatgtggtcttattatatgtcaatggaaaggtaatggtgtggggattatcagtgggtcattcaaaaataacgaaaataatacataaggtgaaaatcgccgattaaaaaacgctcaaaatgcctctccgaaatatgcctcgcatcggtctctgaattgacttgaatttgatgacgtcactttctgtacgagatgcgtgattggctctcccacgtgaagctcacttgcatgcaaaacctgttgccagggtacgttttctccacactgtcactgaatacttt
This Lytechinus pictus isolate F3 Inbred chromosome 9, Lp3.0, whole genome shotgun sequence DNA region includes the following protein-coding sequences:
- the LOC129268093 gene encoding fatty acyl-CoA reductase 1-like, whose amino-acid sequence is MGYCSVSDFYAGKTLMITGATGFIGKVMLEKLLRCCPDILKIFLLVRTKSGIKASARIEEITSGILFDKVREAQPNFQSKLIPIESDLMDSDLGLKEEDIRTLQEETELVFHMAATVRFDEKLSLALHMNVQGTRKILELSRGMKKLLVFQHVSTAYAYCDRTKIEEVFYPPPVDPYKILDAVGWMSEDIIQELTPMLLGKRPNTYTFTKALAEYVVKEEGKGLPICITRPSIVGASWKEPFPGWIDNFNGPSGLFIAVGKGLLRMMIGNAEAIVDFSPVDFVVNAMIGATWHTGVYKPATIPIYNLVTSPTNPQLIGDQPKLVSELYNRTPLENVFRRPKCSFTKFW